Proteins from one Anastrepha obliqua isolate idAnaObli1 chromosome 2, idAnaObli1_1.0, whole genome shotgun sequence genomic window:
- the LOC129238382 gene encoding tigger transposable element-derived protein 1-like, with protein sequence MLLIWLEDLNQKRIPTNGQLIKERALRLYEQLKNSDPTISSSDHNIAEFSASTGWLTGFLKRNAFHNVKITGEIASADDDEAKSFPKKFLKIIEDGGYSPDQVFNADETGLFWKKMPSRTYIAKSEKSASGFKAAKDRVTFLFCSNASGDRILKPLVINRSLKPRSLKGKDMAKLPVHWIANKKAWVTTAIFTEWFNRYFVPEVKKYLLDKGLEFKVILLIDNAPGHPHIEHANVEIVFLPPNTTSILQPLDQGIICNFKKHYLKFTFQHILDKIENEGITVTDAWKKFSILDCINHAGLAVKAIKPQTLNTCWKTVWPECNQSGSLSEEISISEIISLGHEIGAEGFETLCSADIDELLLDAELNDEDLMEIIAGDSGKDIESEDEITPFTSNVNRKGIQMCRELENYYLTNDPDTERALKFQPLKIPCFNAPENTDEGEVPNKKEKPKTQ encoded by the exons ATGTTATTAATTTGGTTGGAAGATTTAAACCAGAAGAGAATCCCCACAAATGGCCAACTAATTAAAGAACGAGCACTTCGATTGTATGAGCAGCTGAAAAATTCGGATCCTACTATTTCATCCAGCGATCACAACATAGCAGAGTTCTCAGCCAGTACAGGATGGTTAACTGGGTTTTTAAAGCGTAATGCATTTCATAACGTAAAGATTACCGGTGAAATTGCATCAGCAGATGATGATGAAGCTAAAAGTTTTCCAAAGAAGTTCCtcaaaattattgaagatgGAGGATATAGCCCAGATCAAGTCTTTAATGCCGACGAGACTGGGCTATTTTGGAAAAAGATGCCTAGTCGTACCTATATTGCTAAATCAGAAAAATCTGCAAGCGGTTTTAAAGCAGCAAAAGATAGAGTCACCTTCTTATTTTGCAGCAATGCGTCCGGGGATCGGATATTAAAACCTTTAGTTATAAATCGATCACTAAAACCTCGATCGCTGAAGGGTAAAGACATGGCAAAACTTCCTGTTCATTGGATAGCCAACAAAAAAGCGTGGGTGACTACTGCAATTTTCACAGAATGGTTTAATCGATATTTTGTGCcggaagttaaaaaatatttgctggatAAAGGTCTCGAGTTCAAAGTGATTTTGCTTATCGATAACGCGCCAGGTCATCCGCATATTGAACATGCCAATGTCGAGATAGTGTTTCTCCCACCAAATACAACCAGCATTTTGCAACCATTGGACCAGGGCATTATCtgcaattttaaaaaacattatctAAAGTTCACCTTTCAGCACATTTTGGACAAGATAGAGAATGAAGGGATAACAGTTACGGAtgcctggaaaaaattttcgattttggactgcATAAATCATGCTGGCTTGGCAGTTAAAGCTATAAAACCACAAACTTTAAATACTTGCTGGAAAACGGTTTGGCCAGAATGCAATCAAAGCGGAAGTCTATCAGAAGAAATATCAATATCAGAAATTATATCTTTAGGTCATGAAATTGGTGCAGAGGGGTTTGAAACATTATGCAGCGCAGATATTGATGAGCTACTTTTGGACGCAGAGCTAAATGATGAAGACTTAATGGAAATCATTGCTGGTGATTCTGGAAAAGACATCGAATCGGAAGATGAAATAACACCATTTACGTCAAATGTGAATCGAAAAGGAATTCAGATGTGCAGGgaattagaaaattattatctGACCAATGATCCAGATACTGAGCGGGCCTTGAAATTCCAAC cattaaaaattcCATGTTTTAACGCGCCAGAGAACACAGACGAAGGCGAAGTAccgaacaaaaaagaaaaaccaaaaacacagTGA